One Mycolicibacterium fortuitum subsp. fortuitum genomic window carries:
- a CDS encoding FAD-binding oxidoreductase produces the protein MTTAGATFSRRNFLVGGGLALGAVAMGCSDTRAEGLAGLRSAVRGRVLLSGDPGFDAARAPWNLAVDQSVRAVVDVADIDDAAALIRFARDVGVPIAVQPNGHGASNAMDGTILVRTAALNFTQVNTAAGTARVGPGVSWADVQALASPAGLTGVAGSAPIVGVTGYMLGGGLGWFSRKYGWAAESVTAFEAITAEGDRLTATATTESDLFWALRGGGGDYAFVTSVEFTLAPAPSVYGGTMTWPAGRAAAVISAFRDVTAAAPDELTAWCSVVRFPGAPALVRLDTTYLGKAEAAAALLQPFDRIDGKLSDTRRLLPVSELGKITDEPTKPAPSRQQATLVNGLTDQFVDALLTQSIEPLITVQIRHLGGALQRSPDTPSGRVTAPYLVSFLGMQPDPGSEATLVARTNAFLDTLAAVNTAKVPFNFLTPEQNVADVFDAGTLARLRAVKRDRDPDGVFRSNHPVAQE, from the coding sequence ATGACGACGGCGGGCGCGACGTTCAGTCGGCGGAACTTCTTGGTCGGTGGCGGGCTGGCTCTCGGCGCGGTGGCGATGGGTTGCTCGGACACACGGGCCGAAGGGCTGGCCGGGCTCCGCTCAGCGGTGCGTGGCCGGGTGCTGTTGAGTGGTGATCCAGGCTTCGATGCCGCCAGGGCACCGTGGAACCTGGCCGTCGACCAGTCGGTCCGAGCGGTCGTCGACGTGGCCGACATCGATGATGCAGCGGCACTCATCCGCTTCGCCCGCGATGTCGGAGTGCCGATCGCTGTGCAACCCAACGGCCACGGAGCCTCGAACGCGATGGACGGCACGATCCTGGTCCGGACCGCGGCGCTGAACTTCACCCAGGTGAACACGGCTGCCGGCACCGCCCGGGTCGGACCAGGAGTCTCGTGGGCCGACGTCCAGGCCCTCGCCAGTCCGGCCGGTCTGACCGGGGTCGCAGGCAGTGCCCCGATCGTGGGCGTCACCGGGTACATGCTCGGCGGCGGACTCGGTTGGTTCAGCCGCAAGTACGGCTGGGCAGCCGAAAGCGTCACCGCGTTCGAGGCCATCACCGCCGAAGGCGACCGCTTGACCGCCACCGCCACCACCGAGTCCGATCTGTTCTGGGCGCTACGCGGCGGGGGCGGTGACTACGCGTTCGTCACCTCGGTCGAATTCACCCTCGCACCGGCGCCCTCGGTGTACGGCGGCACCATGACCTGGCCGGCCGGCCGGGCAGCGGCCGTCATCTCCGCGTTCCGTGACGTCACCGCGGCAGCGCCCGACGAATTGACGGCCTGGTGCAGCGTGGTCCGTTTCCCCGGCGCGCCGGCACTCGTGCGCCTCGACACGACCTATCTCGGAAAGGCCGAGGCGGCTGCCGCTCTGCTGCAACCGTTCGACCGCATCGATGGAAAGCTCTCTGACACAAGGCGGTTGCTTCCGGTCTCCGAGCTCGGAAAAATCACCGACGAACCCACGAAACCCGCGCCTTCGCGGCAACAAGCCACGCTCGTCAACGGCTTGACCGACCAGTTCGTCGACGCGCTGCTCACCCAGTCGATCGAACCGCTGATCACCGTCCAGATCCGTCATCTGGGCGGCGCCCTGCAACGTTCGCCGGACACCCCCTCCGGGCGGGTCACCGCTCCCTACCTCGTAAGTTTCCTTGGCATGCAACCGGATCCGGGAAGCGAAGCCACCTTGGTGGCTCGCACCAACGCGTTCCTCGACACATTGGCAGCGGTGAACACCGCCAAAGTTCCGTTCAACTTCCTTACCCCAGAACAGAATGTCGCCGACGTATTCGACGCAGGCACACTCGCACGGCTGCGCGCGGTCAAACGCGACCGCGATCCCGATGGGGTGTTCCGGAGCAACCACCCGGTCGCCCAGGAGTGA
- a CDS encoding LysR family transcriptional regulator codes for MELRQLEYFVAVAEEGSFTKAAARMHIAQSGVSAQILLLERELGQRLFDRSRSPVRLTKVGTALLTHAHAALAAVADARQVADEYGAALRGHVSVGLAASSSLAFDLVDMLAEFHRAHPMVEIALLEANTDDLVDGLLDGRHDMAIISPPATVPADLRLQLVADEQIVAAVSSDHPLCGRSGVTLEELNGCQLITFSSTIGTRSTIDAAFAAAGIQPHVAIEASDPNVLAELAGGGLGVALIPEPYARARDSRLHVMQIADVDLRGSLALVWNDARKPSTSAARLVDYARRSLRSGQALSP; via the coding sequence ATGGAGCTGCGACAGCTGGAGTACTTCGTGGCCGTCGCGGAAGAGGGCAGCTTCACCAAGGCGGCCGCGCGCATGCACATCGCTCAATCGGGTGTGAGCGCTCAAATCCTGCTACTGGAGCGTGAACTCGGTCAGCGGCTCTTCGACAGGTCACGTTCTCCGGTGCGGCTCACCAAGGTCGGTACCGCCTTGCTGACGCACGCGCATGCCGCGCTCGCCGCGGTGGCCGACGCCAGGCAGGTAGCCGACGAGTACGGCGCTGCCTTGCGCGGCCACGTCAGCGTCGGCCTCGCGGCATCGTCGTCGCTCGCTTTCGATCTGGTCGACATGTTGGCGGAGTTTCACCGCGCCCACCCCATGGTCGAGATCGCCCTGTTGGAGGCGAACACCGATGATCTCGTCGACGGGTTGCTCGACGGACGCCATGACATGGCGATCATCTCGCCGCCGGCGACGGTGCCTGCTGATCTTCGCCTGCAGCTGGTGGCGGACGAGCAGATCGTCGCCGCGGTAAGTTCCGACCATCCGCTGTGCGGACGCTCGGGCGTGACACTCGAGGAGCTGAACGGCTGCCAGCTGATCACCTTTTCGTCGACGATCGGGACTCGCAGCACCATCGATGCCGCGTTCGCGGCCGCCGGCATCCAACCTCATGTCGCCATCGAGGCCAGTGACCCGAACGTCCTCGCCGAATTGGCGGGCGGGGGATTGGGTGTGGCTCTGATTCCCGAGCCGTATGCGCGTGCGCGTGATTCGAGGCTGCACGTCATGCAGATCGCGGACGTGGATCTGCGCGGCAGCTTGGCGTTGGTGTGGAACGACGCCAGGAAACCGAGTACCAGTGCGGCCCGATTGGTCGACTACGCGCGACGGTCCCTGCGATCGGGTCAGGCGTTGTCGCCCTGA
- the dmpG gene encoding 4-hydroxy-2-oxovalerate aldolase, which translates to MNAPVRLTDTTLRDGSHAVKHQFSVAQVRAVAAGLDAAGVEVIEVTHGDGLDGSSFNYGFSGTDELELIRAATETVTRARIAVLLLPGLGTVRHLRAACDAGASIARIATHCTEADVSIQHFGAARELGMETVGFLMLSHRASPEQLARQARIMADAGCQCVYVVDSAGALMPDELADRVAALVAELGADAQVGVHAHQNLSLGVANSIAGYRAGARQIDGTLCALGAGAGNAPIEILVTAFERMNVPTGVDADAILAVAEEIARPMIPRLPVCDRNSIVQGRYGVYNSFLFHAERAAEQYGVPAHAILSRVGQLGYVGGQEDMIMDVALSLAAARPEEVLT; encoded by the coding sequence ATGAACGCACCCGTTCGGCTGACTGACACCACCCTTCGTGACGGCAGTCATGCGGTGAAGCATCAGTTCTCGGTGGCGCAGGTCCGGGCGGTGGCCGCAGGCCTGGACGCTGCCGGTGTCGAGGTCATCGAGGTCACCCACGGAGACGGGCTCGACGGCTCGTCGTTCAACTACGGCTTCAGCGGCACCGATGAGCTCGAGTTGATCCGCGCCGCCACCGAGACGGTGACCAGGGCGCGGATCGCCGTGCTGCTGCTGCCGGGGCTGGGCACGGTTCGTCATCTCCGCGCAGCGTGTGACGCGGGCGCGTCGATCGCCCGCATCGCCACCCACTGCACCGAGGCGGATGTGTCCATTCAGCACTTCGGCGCCGCGCGCGAACTCGGGATGGAGACAGTCGGTTTCCTCATGCTCTCGCACCGCGCATCGCCCGAACAGCTCGCGCGGCAGGCGCGAATCATGGCAGATGCCGGCTGTCAGTGTGTGTACGTCGTGGACTCCGCGGGTGCGCTGATGCCGGACGAACTCGCCGACCGGGTCGCGGCGTTGGTCGCCGAACTCGGCGCCGATGCACAGGTGGGTGTGCACGCACACCAGAATCTTTCTCTGGGAGTGGCCAACTCGATCGCCGGATACCGTGCCGGAGCGCGGCAGATCGACGGAACGCTGTGTGCGCTCGGTGCCGGAGCAGGCAATGCGCCCATCGAGATTCTGGTCACCGCGTTCGAGAGAATGAACGTGCCGACCGGGGTCGACGCGGACGCCATCCTCGCGGTCGCGGAGGAGATCGCGCGACCGATGATCCCGAGGCTGCCTGTGTGCGACCGGAATTCGATCGTCCAGGGCCGGTACGGCGTGTACAACTCGTTTCTGTTCCATGCCGAGCGTGCGGCCGAACAGTACGGCGTTCCCGCCCACGCGATTCTCAGCAGGGTCGGCCAACTCGGCTATGTGGGAGGACAGGAAGACATGATCATGGACGTGGCGTTGTCGCTTGCCGCGGCTCGCCCGGAGGAGGTGCTGACGTGA
- a CDS encoding allene oxide cyclase barrel-like domain-containing protein translates to MTGKTKPAIIGGVVIAALAAAGLGVWLFTDGRGGRSTTEPVTMTLDVKNDQVAKHDFGKPGMDVGDMDIFSDILSVDGKQVGYDGGACFFTNVTPDNPMTYCELTIHLDAGEIFARSLTPHTLAPFTMAITGGTGEYANSKGELTVSGVATPDEKYELKLTK, encoded by the coding sequence GTGACAGGAAAAACGAAACCGGCGATTATCGGTGGCGTCGTAATCGCCGCTTTGGCCGCCGCGGGTCTCGGCGTCTGGCTTTTCACCGACGGTCGCGGCGGCCGGAGTACAACCGAACCGGTCACGATGACACTGGACGTGAAGAACGATCAGGTGGCCAAGCATGACTTCGGTAAACCGGGTATGGATGTCGGAGACATGGACATCTTCTCCGACATCCTCTCGGTAGACGGTAAGCAGGTCGGATATGACGGCGGCGCGTGCTTTTTCACCAATGTGACGCCGGATAATCCAATGACCTATTGCGAACTGACCATTCACCTCGATGCAGGTGAGATCTTTGCCCGTAGCCTCACCCCGCACACACTCGCACCTTTCACCATGGCCATTACCGGTGGCACCGGAGAATATGCGAATTCGAAAGGCGAGCTGACCGTATCCGGTGTTGCGACTCCCGATGAGAAGTACGAATTGAAACTGACGAAATGA
- a CDS encoding NADPH-dependent FMN reductase — translation MESATQPYIVGLGGTLRRGSSTESALRIALDEARAAGARTELFGGDDLARLPMYDPESENVDEAVRLVESLRRADGVIIASPGYHGSVSGLVKNALDYIEDLREDASPYLSGRSVGCVTTAYGWQAAVTTLQTLRSIVHALRGWPTPLGAAINSATTRISYGEEPEDRVGFQLRTVGREVCMRSLAAPSVTSGLAATTG, via the coding sequence ATGGAATCCGCGACACAGCCGTACATTGTCGGGCTCGGCGGAACACTGCGGCGCGGCTCGTCGACGGAGTCGGCGCTGCGGATCGCCCTGGACGAGGCAAGGGCCGCCGGCGCGCGCACCGAGCTGTTCGGCGGGGATGACCTCGCGCGGCTGCCGATGTACGACCCGGAGTCGGAGAACGTCGACGAGGCGGTGCGGTTGGTCGAATCCCTGCGGCGTGCCGACGGGGTGATCATCGCCTCGCCCGGGTACCACGGGTCCGTCTCGGGGCTGGTCAAGAACGCACTCGACTACATCGAGGACTTGCGCGAGGACGCGAGCCCGTACCTTTCCGGCCGGTCGGTCGGCTGCGTCACGACCGCATACGGCTGGCAGGCGGCGGTCACCACGCTGCAGACACTGCGCAGCATCGTGCATGCCCTGCGCGGCTGGCCGACTCCCCTTGGCGCGGCGATCAACTCGGCCACCACACGTATCTCGTACGGGGAGGAGCCCGAGGACCGGGTGGGTTTCCAGTTGCGCACCGTCGGTCGTGAGGTGTGTATGCGGAGTCTGGCCGCGCCCTCGGTCACCAGCGGATTGGCCGCGACCACCGGCTGA
- a CDS encoding lipase family protein, translating into MAAAVLCLLGWSANPALPIAYADESQYEAFYTPPDPLGDGAPGQLIRSEPSRLVLEPSGQLGAYVATGTRIMYRSTDNRGGQVAVTGTYFEPDNPWPGGGPRPLVAFATGVYGIGDQCAPSRLFNQGIHYGGGLDLTFGYEEMFVATMVARGFAVVVTDYQGVGTPGVPPSFMRLNAGHALIDAARAAFALPDTSLEPRGPVAFWGYGQGGTASASAVELAPRYAPELKVVGAWAGAPAADLALVPPFADGSIFAGGLGYLLNGVGAAYPELVPGLTGVLTDKGVNLLSRTQNECVGETVMRFGFRHYQQYFTADVAELINSEPLRTVLNEQRIGTLKPTAPVFIDSNRFDPFIPWGGARQLALDWCAKGADVQFWTNEQPPFLNKLAINNLLPYFVDGEQGMQWLADRFNGLPTTPNCTAIPA; encoded by the coding sequence ATGGCGGCAGCGGTGCTGTGCCTCCTCGGGTGGTCGGCGAACCCAGCCCTGCCGATCGCGTACGCCGACGAAAGCCAGTACGAGGCGTTCTACACCCCACCGGACCCGCTGGGTGACGGCGCGCCCGGGCAGTTGATCCGTTCCGAACCTTCCCGCCTGGTACTGGAGCCCTCCGGACAGCTCGGGGCCTACGTCGCGACCGGGACCCGGATCATGTACCGCAGCACCGACAATCGCGGCGGCCAGGTCGCGGTCACCGGTACCTACTTCGAACCGGACAACCCGTGGCCCGGCGGCGGCCCGCGCCCCCTGGTCGCATTCGCCACCGGCGTCTATGGAATCGGCGATCAGTGCGCTCCGTCGAGGTTGTTCAATCAGGGCATCCACTACGGCGGGGGACTGGACCTCACCTTCGGGTACGAGGAGATGTTCGTCGCGACGATGGTCGCGCGGGGATTCGCCGTCGTGGTCACCGACTATCAAGGGGTCGGCACACCAGGTGTCCCGCCGTCGTTCATGCGGCTCAATGCCGGTCACGCCCTCATAGACGCGGCCCGGGCAGCGTTCGCACTGCCGGACACCTCACTCGAACCTCGTGGCCCGGTGGCGTTCTGGGGATACGGCCAAGGCGGGACCGCGTCGGCGTCGGCGGTGGAACTTGCGCCACGGTATGCCCCCGAGCTCAAGGTCGTCGGAGCCTGGGCCGGTGCGCCCGCCGCCGACCTCGCCCTGGTACCACCGTTCGCCGACGGCAGCATCTTCGCCGGAGGGCTGGGCTATCTGCTCAACGGCGTCGGGGCGGCGTACCCCGAGCTGGTTCCCGGGCTGACCGGTGTGTTGACGGACAAGGGGGTGAACCTGCTGTCCCGGACCCAGAACGAATGCGTCGGCGAGACCGTCATGAGGTTCGGATTCCGGCACTACCAGCAGTATTTCACCGCCGACGTCGCCGAGTTGATCAACTCCGAGCCGTTGCGAACCGTCCTGAACGAGCAGCGGATCGGCACGCTGAAACCCACGGCACCGGTGTTCATCGATTCGAACCGGTTCGACCCGTTCATACCGTGGGGCGGCGCACGCCAGCTGGCGCTGGACTGGTGCGCGAAAGGCGCGGACGTCCAGTTCTGGACCAACGAGCAGCCGCCGTTCCTCAACAAGTTGGCGATCAACAACCTGCTGCCCTACTTCGTCGACGGAGAGCAGGGGATGCAGTGGCTTGCAGACCGATTCAACGGCCTACCGACGACGCCGAACTGCACGGCAATCCCGGCGTGA
- a CDS encoding 2-keto-4-pentenoate hydratase: MTSATQWSVSTAAGVLLDAETSRADRGPITADWPGLDLSTAYDVQAELIARKVAAGQHIVGVKLGLTSRAKQLRMGVDSPLTAWLTDAMSLPIGVPLDTSELIHPRVEPEIVFVLGRELSGPGITAAQAMESVDAVYAGLEVIDSRYTDFKFTLPDVVADNASSARFVIGGRVQRPADLDLALEACVLQVDGAVVDTATGAAVQGHPAEALALAANALGRRGVVLRAGWTVLTGGLTDAVFIRPGQQVSAEFTHLGTVALGAE; encoded by the coding sequence GTGACCAGCGCAACGCAGTGGAGTGTCTCGACGGCCGCGGGTGTGTTGCTCGATGCGGAGACCAGCCGGGCTGACCGCGGCCCGATCACCGCCGACTGGCCGGGTCTCGACCTGAGTACGGCCTACGACGTGCAGGCCGAGTTGATCGCCCGCAAGGTGGCGGCCGGGCAACACATCGTCGGGGTGAAACTGGGGCTCACCTCACGGGCGAAACAGCTACGGATGGGGGTGGATTCGCCGCTGACCGCCTGGCTGACCGATGCGATGAGCCTGCCGATCGGAGTGCCGCTGGACACCTCCGAGCTGATCCACCCCCGGGTCGAACCCGAGATCGTCTTCGTCCTCGGCAGGGAGCTGAGCGGACCGGGGATCACCGCCGCCCAGGCGATGGAGTCGGTCGATGCGGTGTATGCGGGGCTTGAGGTGATCGACAGCCGGTACACCGATTTCAAGTTCACCCTGCCCGATGTCGTCGCCGACAATGCCTCCTCGGCACGGTTCGTGATCGGTGGCCGAGTACAACGGCCGGCCGATCTCGATCTGGCCCTGGAAGCGTGTGTGCTGCAGGTTGACGGGGCGGTGGTGGACACCGCCACGGGTGCGGCCGTCCAGGGGCATCCGGCCGAAGCCCTCGCGTTGGCCGCCAATGCGCTGGGCCGCCGTGGCGTCGTGCTGCGGGCCGGCTGGACGGTGCTGACCGGCGGGCTGACGGATGCGGTGTTCATCCGGCCCGGCCAACAGGTGAGCGCCGAGTTCACCCACCTCGGCACCGTCGCGCTCGGCGCGGAGTAG
- a CDS encoding amidase, with amino-acid sequence MNDLAFRSAGELATAIAAKEVSSVELLDCYLTRLEQFDPRVNAIVARDEENARAAAREADRAVSRGEALGPLHGVPVTIKDSLEVAGMRTTGGSHRWGHHISTTDAEAVTRLKQAGAIVFGKSNLPADARDWQTYNEVYGTTNNPWDATRGPGGSSGGSAAALAAGLTGLELGGDTAGSIRVPAHFCGVYGLRPSYGVVPRHGSVSGHSPGSLAEFDMAVLGPLGRHAGDLDLGLDVLAGPDRDNMSAWRLDLPPSRAQHLGEFRVAAWLDDSFCPVDRELVTAMESVLTAVRSAGAVVEERKGPVGLEETMALYRPLLMAQSGLIEPDESYAALIELATAERSEGAEAGFASQITVRFRDWHGLDERRQQSRRRWAEFFGDFDVLLCPVSPTAAFPHDQRPDPGWSVRTLQVDGEQRPYREMLTWVAPASLNHLPAAVAPIGATRDGLPIGIQVIAPYLHDRTAIRFVRCLSEVLGGFRRPPGF; translated from the coding sequence ATGAATGATCTGGCATTCCGCTCAGCGGGTGAACTCGCGACTGCCATCGCGGCAAAGGAGGTGTCCAGCGTCGAGCTTCTCGATTGCTACCTCACGCGCCTGGAGCAGTTCGACCCGCGGGTCAACGCGATCGTCGCGCGCGACGAGGAGAACGCGAGGGCAGCGGCGCGAGAGGCAGACCGTGCGGTCTCCCGGGGCGAAGCGCTCGGGCCGCTGCACGGCGTCCCTGTGACGATCAAGGACAGTCTCGAAGTCGCCGGCATGCGAACCACCGGTGGTTCGCACCGCTGGGGACATCACATTTCGACAACCGATGCCGAGGCCGTCACCAGGCTCAAGCAGGCCGGCGCGATCGTGTTCGGCAAGTCCAATCTGCCTGCGGACGCCCGGGACTGGCAGACCTACAACGAGGTATACGGGACGACGAACAACCCGTGGGACGCAACTCGCGGTCCGGGTGGTTCATCGGGCGGTTCGGCGGCCGCGCTTGCCGCCGGCCTGACCGGGCTTGAACTCGGCGGCGACACCGCGGGCTCGATCCGGGTGCCCGCCCACTTCTGCGGGGTGTACGGACTGCGCCCGTCGTACGGGGTCGTACCGCGGCACGGGAGCGTCTCCGGCCACTCCCCCGGCTCGCTGGCGGAGTTCGACATGGCGGTGCTCGGTCCGTTGGGCAGGCACGCCGGCGATCTCGACCTGGGCCTCGACGTCCTTGCCGGACCGGACCGTGACAACATGTCAGCCTGGCGGTTGGACCTGCCGCCCTCGAGGGCGCAACACCTCGGAGAGTTCCGTGTCGCGGCGTGGCTCGACGACTCCTTCTGTCCGGTCGACCGCGAGCTGGTCACCGCCATGGAGTCGGTGCTGACGGCGGTGCGGTCCGCGGGCGCGGTGGTGGAGGAGCGCAAAGGGCCGGTCGGCCTCGAGGAAACGATGGCGCTCTACCGGCCATTGCTCATGGCCCAAAGCGGGTTGATCGAACCGGACGAGTCCTACGCAGCACTCATCGAGCTCGCCACGGCAGAACGATCAGAAGGGGCGGAAGCCGGATTCGCCTCGCAGATAACGGTTCGCTTCCGCGATTGGCATGGGCTCGACGAGCGTCGCCAGCAGTCACGCCGTCGCTGGGCCGAGTTCTTCGGCGACTTCGACGTGCTGCTCTGCCCGGTGAGCCCGACCGCCGCCTTCCCGCACGATCAGCGTCCGGATCCAGGGTGGTCGGTCCGGACCCTTCAGGTCGACGGTGAGCAACGTCCGTACCGGGAGATGCTCACCTGGGTGGCGCCGGCGTCGCTCAACCATCTGCCGGCCGCGGTCGCGCCGATCGGAGCGACCCGCGATGGTCTCCCGATCGGCATTCAGGTGATCGCCCCGTACCTGCACGACCGCACCGCCATCCGATTCGTGCGGTGTCTGTCCGAGGTGCTCGGTGGTTTTCGGCGCCCACCCGGATTCTGA
- a CDS encoding VOC family protein, with protein MAVVTQLSYVVGTSSDVPAWKKYASDVLGMEVSGDSDDKLLYVRADDRHHRIGVRAGHDEDVAYIGWDMTSREALESAAARLEEAGVPVTAGKPDEAADRRVMDFVHFTCPYSQVRMELVLGHERVFRPPFRPTRDLAGFNTGELGMGHVVLYTADLYGAAEFYCRILEFGVTDFAHLPNSDPFAVFLHCNSRHHSLAFMNIPGAPRRIQHVMFETVTMDDVGHSYDVCLDRGITSTSTGRHHNDRVFSFYFRNPSGWHFEYGWGSRTVDPQTWTPENYTLKPGFAWGHDGLMRMV; from the coding sequence ATGGCTGTAGTCACCCAATTGAGTTATGTGGTCGGGACGTCGAGTGACGTCCCGGCGTGGAAGAAGTACGCATCCGATGTGCTGGGAATGGAGGTGTCCGGCGACAGCGACGACAAGCTGCTGTACGTGCGCGCCGACGATCGCCATCACCGGATCGGGGTGCGAGCCGGTCACGACGAGGATGTCGCGTACATCGGCTGGGACATGACATCGAGGGAAGCGCTCGAATCGGCCGCTGCGCGTCTGGAGGAGGCCGGCGTACCCGTGACGGCGGGCAAGCCCGACGAGGCGGCCGACCGTCGCGTCATGGACTTCGTCCACTTCACCTGTCCGTACTCGCAGGTGAGGATGGAACTCGTGCTGGGGCACGAGCGGGTGTTCCGGCCGCCGTTCCGGCCGACCAGGGACCTCGCGGGCTTCAACACCGGCGAACTGGGGATGGGCCACGTCGTGCTCTACACCGCCGACCTCTACGGCGCCGCCGAATTCTACTGCCGGATATTGGAGTTCGGGGTCACCGATTTCGCCCACCTGCCCAACTCCGATCCGTTCGCCGTGTTCCTGCACTGCAATTCCCGGCATCACTCGCTGGCGTTCATGAACATTCCCGGGGCGCCGCGGCGCATTCAGCATGTGATGTTCGAGACGGTCACCATGGACGATGTCGGTCACAGCTACGACGTGTGTCTGGATCGGGGGATCACCAGTACGTCGACCGGCCGCCATCACAACGACCGGGTGTTCTCGTTCTACTTCCGCAATCCGTCCGGCTGGCATTTCGAATACGGCTGGGGCTCACGGACTGTCGATCCGCAGACCTGGACACCCGAGAACTACACACTCAAACCAGGTTTCGCCTGGGGTCATGACGGATTGATGAGGATGGTGTGA
- a CDS encoding acetaldehyde dehydrogenase (acetylating): MTMTTAAIVGPGNIGADLLLKLQRAENIDVRYMVGVDPASDGLALARELGVEASAGGVDWLLGRDELPDLVFEATSAAAHIANAPRYAEAGITAIDLTPAAVGPLLCPVVNLDLNLDAENVNMITCGGQATIPMVRAVSRVVDVPYAEIVASISSRSAGPGTRANIDEFTETTAGALQSVGGARRGKAIIILNPVEPPLIMRDTVFCAIPPDSDCDAITESVHQMVAAVQRYVPGYRLVADPQFEDPQDAWRQNMRVSIFLEVRGNGDYLPPWAGNLDIMTAAAMRVGELISAARQGDSKVGAR; the protein is encoded by the coding sequence ATGACAATGACCACTGCCGCGATCGTCGGCCCCGGAAACATCGGCGCCGACCTGCTGCTCAAACTTCAGCGGGCCGAGAACATCGACGTTCGGTACATGGTGGGGGTGGATCCGGCGTCCGACGGGCTCGCGCTGGCGCGAGAGCTCGGGGTCGAGGCCTCGGCCGGCGGAGTCGACTGGCTGCTCGGCCGGGACGAACTTCCCGATCTGGTGTTCGAGGCAACCTCGGCGGCCGCGCACATCGCCAACGCGCCGCGATATGCGGAAGCCGGGATCACGGCCATCGATCTGACCCCGGCGGCGGTGGGCCCGCTGCTGTGCCCGGTGGTCAACCTTGACCTCAACCTCGATGCCGAGAACGTCAATATGATCACCTGCGGGGGCCAGGCGACCATTCCGATGGTGCGCGCCGTTTCCAGAGTGGTCGACGTCCCGTACGCGGAGATCGTCGCCTCCATATCGTCACGCTCGGCCGGACCGGGCACCCGGGCCAACATCGACGAGTTCACCGAGACCACGGCGGGTGCCCTGCAGAGCGTCGGAGGCGCCCGCCGCGGCAAGGCAATCATCATCCTCAATCCGGTGGAGCCGCCGTTGATCATGCGGGACACGGTGTTCTGTGCGATACCGCCGGACTCGGACTGCGACGCCATCACCGAATCGGTGCACCAGATGGTGGCGGCGGTGCAGCGGTACGTCCCCGGCTATCGGCTGGTTGCCGACCCTCAGTTCGAGGATCCGCAGGACGCATGGCGCCAGAACATGCGGGTGTCGATCTTCCTCGAAGTCCGGGGAAACGGTGATTATCTGCCGCCATGGGCGGGCAATCTCGACATCATGACCGCAGCCGCCATGCGGGTCGGTGAACTCATTTCCGCTGCCCGTCAGGGTGATTCGAAGGTAGGAGCTCGATGA
- a CDS encoding 2-keto-4-pentenoate hydratase yields the protein MPQHSSPIARALLDAYDTRIPVDPPSENEPELTVARAYELQLQQVDHWVSQGRVIKGHKVGLTSAAMQRQLGVDQPDYGHLFGDMFHLESMPIDTAAFISPKVEPEIAFVLDRDLSGPGVTVVDALRAVGYVLPALEIIDSRIRDWRITLPDTIADNASSGGVVLGSRPVALSGVDLRLTGCVLSSGGQAVTTGAGAAVLGSPINALVWLANTLGSLGVTLAAGSVILPGSLTTAVPVAGGSTVTASFSGIGSVTACFAADGEG from the coding sequence ATGCCACAACACAGTTCACCGATCGCAAGGGCGTTACTGGACGCCTACGACACCCGGATACCGGTCGATCCGCCGAGCGAGAACGAGCCCGAACTCACCGTCGCGCGGGCATATGAGCTGCAGCTGCAGCAGGTCGACCACTGGGTCAGCCAGGGCAGGGTGATCAAAGGTCACAAGGTGGGCCTGACGTCGGCGGCGATGCAGCGTCAACTCGGCGTCGATCAGCCGGACTACGGCCACCTGTTCGGTGACATGTTTCATCTGGAGTCGATGCCGATCGATACCGCCGCTTTCATCAGCCCAAAAGTCGAACCGGAGATCGCGTTCGTCTTGGATCGGGATCTGTCTGGCCCCGGCGTCACGGTCGTGGATGCGCTGCGCGCAGTCGGGTACGTGTTGCCCGCACTGGAGATCATCGATTCCCGGATCCGCGACTGGCGAATCACGTTGCCGGACACCATTGCCGACAACGCCTCGTCGGGCGGTGTGGTATTGGGATCGAGGCCGGTTGCCCTGAGTGGTGTCGACCTACGGCTGACCGGCTGCGTGCTGTCCTCTGGCGGCCAGGCCGTCACCACCGGAGCAGGCGCCGCGGTGCTGGGTTCCCCGATCAACGCACTCGTCTGGCTGGCGAACACCCTGGGGTCACTCGGTGTGACCCTGGCGGCGGGTTCGGTGATCCTTCCTGGTTCGCTGACCACCGCGGTGCCGGTCGCCGGAGGATCGACCGTCACCGCCTCGTTCAGCGGAATCGGCTCGGTAACCGCATGTTTCGCTGCTGACGGAGAAGGATGA